In Caloenas nicobarica isolate bCalNic1 chromosome 5, bCalNic1.hap1, whole genome shotgun sequence, a single genomic region encodes these proteins:
- the CD81 gene encoding CD81 antigen, which yields MGVEGCTKCIKYVLFVFNFIFWLAGGIILGVALWLRHDSQTTNILYLQLGDKQAPNTFYVGIYILIAVGAVMMFVGFLGCYGAIQESQCLLGTFFTCLVILFACEVAAGIWGFVNKDQIAKDVKQFYDQAFQQALMAESETNNGKAVVKTFHETLDCCGPDNAIGVITPLWREDLCSKKDNLLKTVFETSNCHKKIDELFSGKLYLIGIAAIVVAVIMIFEMILSMVLCCGIRNSSVY from the exons CTGGCCGGAGGCATCATCCTGGGAGTGGCCCTTTGGCTCCGGCATGACTCTCAGACCACGAATATCCTGtacctgcagctgggggacaaGCAGGCCCCCAACACCTTCTATGTCG GAATCTACATCCTGATTGCGGTTGGAGCTGTCATGATGTTCGTGGGGTTCCTGGGATGCTACGGTGCTATTCAGGAGTCTCAGTGCCTTCTAGGAACG TTCTTCACTTGCCTGGTGATCCTGTTTGCCTGCGAAGTTGCAGCTGGAATTTGGGGATTTGTCAACAAAGACCAA ATAGCCAAAGATGTGAAGCAGTTCTACGATCAAGCATTTCAACAAGCGCTCATGGCAGAATCGGAGACAAACAACGGGAAAGCTGTAGTGAAGACCTTTCATGAAACG CTGGACTGCTGTGGTCCCGATAATGCAATAGGAGTTATCACTCCCCTGTGGAGAGAAGACCTCTGCTCAAAGAAGGATAACCTCCTGAAAACCGTGTTTGAG ACCTCGAACTGCCACAAAAAAATTGACGAGCTGTTCTCTGGGAAGCTGTACCTGATTGGTATCGCTGCCATCGTGGTCGCTGTGATCATG ATCTTTGAAATGATCCTGAGCATggtgctgtgctgtggcatAAGGAACAGCTCCGTCTACTGA